Proteins encoded by one window of Ignavibacteriales bacterium:
- a CDS encoding FHA domain-containing protein gives MKLKLFIKKQSDPSYSKELDFTRFPIFLGRDESNDIALPDAFKIISRKHARIIDTEGILQLIDLESANFTYLNEQKIEAGEENPLKSGDKIKIGDYELETLLLIDQEEKKIIIDDNQKTMVFSSPYADEMNNIVESLGKIAEKYSLEKSQVKSDALRFSVLQSLNRIEANDVNKILAEFFVEKFLGKEYHPFEKKGYDPNKKEIVDEPELNKSQSFKQTIEPMVNPNEPFSQDYSLSSHFTNILDILLDTFSKLIQGFLHFRQEFFGVTVFYTLPTGSLKELKEFLFNPAVSAEEEKKRIFLLKEEAQKLLAHQIGLLEGYMNSVTEGSKSLLQSLNPELIEAEMENKIKKTPGLDFGKMLPGSKKAKILESIKENYKKYISDPYHIEKKFFRPSFMKGYQKRISGKSQNEF, from the coding sequence ATGAAATTAAAACTATTTATTAAAAAACAATCCGATCCTTCTTATTCAAAAGAATTGGATTTTACCCGATTTCCAATTTTTTTAGGCAGAGATGAAAGTAACGATATTGCCTTGCCAGATGCTTTTAAAATTATTTCTAGAAAGCATGCGCGGATTATTGATACTGAAGGTATACTTCAATTAATCGATCTCGAATCTGCAAATTTTACTTATCTGAACGAACAAAAAATTGAAGCAGGAGAAGAAAATCCTTTAAAATCTGGTGACAAAATAAAAATTGGAGATTATGAACTTGAAACTCTGCTTTTAATTGATCAAGAGGAAAAGAAAATAATAATTGATGACAATCAAAAAACGATGGTGTTCTCAAGTCCATACGCTGATGAGATGAACAATATAGTTGAAAGCTTGGGAAAAATAGCAGAAAAATATTCGTTAGAAAAATCTCAGGTAAAATCAGATGCATTAAGATTCTCTGTACTGCAATCTCTTAATAGGATTGAAGCAAATGATGTTAATAAAATTTTAGCAGAATTTTTTGTTGAAAAATTTTTGGGAAAGGAATATCACCCATTTGAGAAAAAAGGGTACGATCCTAACAAAAAAGAAATTGTTGATGAGCCTGAATTAAATAAATCGCAATCTTTCAAGCAAACGATAGAACCAATGGTGAATCCGAACGAACCGTTTTCCCAGGATTATTCTCTTAGTTCCCATTTTACAAACATTTTAGATATCTTACTCGATACTTTTTCAAAACTAATCCAAGGCTTTCTTCATTTCAGGCAGGAATTTTTTGGGGTAACAGTTTTTTATACATTGCCAACTGGTTCTTTAAAGGAGTTAAAAGAATTTTTATTTAATCCTGCGGTTTCTGCCGAAGAAGAAAAAAAGAGGATCTTTTTGCTAAAAGAAGAAGCACAAAAATTACTCGCACATCAAATAGGTCTCCTGGAAGGTTATATGAATTCGGTTACAGAAGGCAGCAAATCACTTTTACAAAGTTTAAATCCTGAGCTAATTGAAGCTGAGATGGAAAATAAAATTAAAAAAACTCCAGGTTTAGATTTTGGAAAAATGTTACCTGGCTCTAAAAAAGCAAAAATATTGGAGAGCATTAAGGAAAATTATAAAAAGTATATATCTGATCCTTATCATATAGAAAAGAAGTTTTTTAGACCATCTTTTATGAAAGGATATCAGAAAAGAATTTCAGGTAAATCTCAAAATGAATTTTAA
- a CDS encoding choice-of-anchor A family protein: MKNRLTNLMVLFSIIFLFLGVQVTSAYEPVVGGNKNVSTNFPTRFNNSGNQLLGTSTAKVTGTDQVSDITFTNPYDNSSLHVYAGTFAGTINGVSASFYCIDIQHHIKWDSPSDPNPYTDAGFTPSEVTYILNNYYPYKSVPSGADVKKEAAALQVAIWHFMDGVDANTVNDAVIKARALVIIADAVANAGTTKPVETLQILPPNQNNLVGNAAKFNAAAYDETGAPVNALTINFTASTGSLSTSSLQTDAAGMTTLVSLAMGNSLTSEITATANAIIPQGTRYFHIAAPDIYQKLVLATPTTVTRIVKGSANWNEGDCDLKGYTTYTQGGWGSKPNSTPGHIREQYFPSAFPNGLVIGGIYKITLTSSSAVQGFIPQGGTADALTQNYNNPTSKITVLAGQLVALTLSVEFDKVGAFGIKSTHLGDLVISSGTLAGKTVNEFLAIANTAIGGGSLGGYTLSQLNDAATAMNENFDNGTVDKGYLACPPVVCKSSIGDFVWHDLNYDGKQDANEPGIQGVQVELVNNSNQVLQTVTTDVNGKYSFTDVVNGTYTVRIAASNFVSGGLFFNTDQTKWYASKKDQGDDTKDSDGDLTTHSASVTVNCSNNITIDFGFYKTCISMEKSVAPTTAKPGDVVTYTFTVSNCGDVAHAGGADLFDALLNPSGNHSIKHFDLINPGQTQTYTQTYTVTENNCGQLVNTATIEGHPSNGSAYVTFQSSATLTVNCKSSLGDKVWNDVNKNGIQDNNETGVGGVTVKLLDCNGTVLKTTTTDNNGLYLFSDLTAGSYKVQVVLPNGYAFTLKDVGNDALDSDVELTDGTTTCITLPIATNDLTWDAGIYVLPAPKGSLGDRLWEDKNKNGVQDEGELGVPGVLVSLFNCNNELLAEATTDNNGLYLFSDLVSGDYKIQFVLPTGYLFTQKDAGINDAIDSDVDINTGMTVCTNLEAGENDLTWDAGIYKKETGCVTNWSAFFTVVGAQNNSMAVCWLNSQAASVTGHVDLTPNPSSARLQLAWNIVQPNDGSVDNSTHYINQDITGSTDFTINGIWPGVRCTDQIVEIHFGVNVLDCNGNVIHNGEGFDYYWNPNVCSAPACDNADLELTKTVSDENPKNGDNITYTITVINKGAKDADNVEVKDVLPSGLDYISSSSTNGSYDNTTGKWIVGSLANGASAVLSITVKVNVNQMNNSNFDLGLAKGYNVFVLYDINQPSSDTEGKMAVGRSAELGCYSVGDKLTNSNGAEDVLIVGENLTYHSGAVYSGNVVYGSSSNLPIYLVSINNGDVHQGNPIDFAAARTYLTNLSTQLSGYTVNGTTKFEWGGLFLKGTDPFLNVFKVSGAELSSANNFEIDVPNGSVVLVNIDGVDVSWTGGLVIFGTEKSNVLYNFYNASTLRIQGIDVRGSILAPFAAVNFVSGVQNGQMIAKSITGQGQFNNTQFIGNIPVDHITNVAEVSASSKYDPDSTPNNGVESEDDFGKAVVHITFDNNGPVGNSDQNNWKSMNNFNSNSVVSTLASDAEGNLFAGVVDGSILSSKDGGNTWNKVNNISTKSIWSIANNGNELLAGTETGLYRSLDKGNTWVSAGLSMQDVRTVTSDNEGSLFASVWGAGVYSSNDNGKTWTSINDGLTNLSVQSLLINSNSDLYASTFGSGVVKFNKANSKWNELTIGYDYVWSLTKDSKGVLYAGTYGNGLYRSVDNGENWIKVNSSLTAKYIYSMTVDGNDNIYASSVANGVFVSKDGGENWKSIGMDGYGISSMIVNPISNDLFVGTKSGKVFKSVNGTTSVDKNNELPSEFKLSQNYPNPFNPSTTIEFSIAMRGQVTLSIYNMLGQTVRTLIDQELEQGNYNVSVNASELASGVYIYKLTSPSVSISKKMILQK, translated from the coding sequence ATGAAAAATCGACTTACAAATTTGATGGTGCTTTTCTCTATCATCTTTTTGTTTTTAGGTGTACAGGTTACATCTGCTTATGAACCTGTAGTTGGTGGAAACAAAAATGTTTCAACAAATTTTCCTACCAGGTTTAACAACTCTGGCAACCAGTTATTAGGTACAAGCACAGCTAAAGTAACCGGTACAGATCAGGTTAGTGATATAACTTTTACTAATCCTTATGATAATAGCAGCCTGCATGTTTACGCAGGTACTTTTGCTGGTACAATAAATGGTGTTTCAGCAAGTTTTTACTGTATTGATATTCAACATCATATTAAGTGGGACTCACCAAGTGATCCTAATCCTTATACTGATGCAGGTTTCACTCCTTCAGAAGTTACTTATATACTTAACAATTATTATCCATATAAGTCAGTTCCTTCTGGAGCAGATGTAAAAAAAGAAGCCGCAGCACTTCAGGTTGCTATTTGGCATTTTATGGACGGGGTAGATGCAAATACGGTTAATGACGCAGTTATAAAAGCAAGAGCTTTAGTAATTATTGCAGATGCAGTAGCAAATGCTGGTACAACTAAACCAGTTGAAACTTTACAAATATTACCTCCAAATCAAAACAACCTTGTAGGTAATGCAGCAAAATTTAACGCAGCTGCTTATGATGAAACCGGAGCTCCTGTTAACGCTTTAACAATCAATTTTACAGCTTCTACCGGATCATTAAGCACTTCATCTTTACAAACCGATGCTGCAGGAATGACTACATTAGTAAGCCTTGCAATGGGAAATAGTTTAACATCAGAAATTACTGCAACAGCTAACGCAATAATTCCTCAAGGTACACGTTATTTTCACATTGCGGCTCCTGATATTTATCAAAAATTAGTTTTAGCAACTCCAACAACAGTTACAAGAATAGTAAAAGGTAGCGCAAATTGGAATGAAGGAGATTGCGATTTAAAAGGTTATACAACTTATACCCAGGGTGGTTGGGGAAGCAAACCAAACAGTACACCTGGACATATAAGAGAACAATATTTTCCATCAGCTTTTCCAAATGGACTTGTTATTGGTGGAATTTATAAAATAACTCTAACAAGCTCATCAGCAGTACAAGGATTCATACCACAAGGTGGAACAGCGGATGCTTTAACTCAAAATTATAATAACCCAACTTCAAAGATTACTGTTCTTGCAGGACAATTAGTAGCATTAACATTAAGTGTAGAATTTGATAAGGTTGGTGCATTTGGAATAAAAAGCACTCACCTTGGCGACTTAGTTATAAGTTCCGGTACTCTTGCAGGTAAGACTGTAAATGAATTTTTAGCAATTGCAAATACAGCAATAGGCGGCGGAAGTCTTGGTGGTTATACGTTAAGTCAATTAAATGATGCTGCAACTGCAATGAACGAAAATTTTGATAATGGAACAGTTGATAAAGGATATTTGGCTTGCCCACCGGTAGTTTGCAAAAGCTCAATCGGCGATTTTGTATGGCACGATTTGAATTATGATGGAAAACAAGATGCAAACGAACCTGGCATCCAAGGCGTTCAAGTTGAATTAGTTAATAACAGCAATCAAGTTCTTCAAACTGTTACCACAGATGTAAATGGAAAATATTCATTTACAGATGTTGTAAACGGAACTTATACTGTACGGATTGCAGCAAGCAACTTTGTTTCTGGTGGTTTATTCTTCAATACTGATCAAACAAAATGGTACGCAAGTAAAAAAGATCAAGGCGATGATACGAAAGACAGTGATGGTGATCTTACTACACATTCTGCTTCAGTTACGGTAAATTGTTCAAATAATATTACAATTGATTTCGGATTTTATAAGACTTGCATCAGTATGGAAAAATCAGTTGCACCTACAACTGCCAAACCGGGTGATGTAGTTACCTATACATTTACAGTAAGCAATTGTGGCGATGTTGCACACGCAGGCGGCGCTGATTTATTTGATGCTTTATTAAATCCATCAGGTAATCATAGTATTAAACATTTTGATTTGATCAATCCTGGTCAAACTCAAACTTATACCCAAACCTATACAGTTACAGAAAACAACTGTGGTCAGTTGGTAAACACTGCAACCATAGAAGGTCATCCAAGCAATGGATCTGCATATGTAACATTCCAGAGCAGTGCTACATTAACTGTAAATTGCAAGAGTTCTTTAGGCGATAAAGTATGGAACGATGTTAATAAAAATGGAATTCAAGATAATAATGAAACTGGTGTTGGTGGTGTAACTGTTAAATTGCTTGATTGCAACGGAACAGTTCTAAAAACCACAACAACAGACAACAATGGTTTATATTTATTTAGTGATCTAACAGCTGGCAGCTACAAAGTACAAGTTGTATTACCAAACGGTTATGCATTTACATTAAAAGATGTTGGTAACGATGCACTTGACTCTGATGTTGAACTTACCGACGGAACAACAACCTGTATTACTTTACCAATTGCTACCAATGATTTAACCTGGGACGCTGGAATATACGTTCTACCTGCTCCTAAAGGTTCACTCGGTGATAGACTTTGGGAAGATAAAAACAAAAATGGCGTTCAGGATGAAGGTGAATTAGGAGTTCCTGGAGTATTAGTTAGTCTTTTTAATTGCAACAATGAATTATTAGCAGAAGCAACAACAGACAATAATGGTTTATATTTATTTAGTGATCTTGTCTCCGGTGATTACAAAATTCAATTTGTATTACCTACCGGATATTTATTTACACAGAAAGATGCTGGTATTAACGATGCAATTGATTCTGATGTTGACATCAACACTGGAATGACAGTATGCACAAATTTAGAAGCTGGTGAAAACGATTTAACCTGGGACGCTGGTATTTATAAGAAAGAAACTGGTTGTGTTACTAATTGGTCAGCTTTCTTTACAGTTGTAGGTGCCCAAAACAACTCTATGGCTGTTTGTTGGTTGAATTCTCAAGCGGCTTCAGTTACCGGACACGTTGATCTTACTCCAAATCCAAGTAGTGCAAGATTACAATTAGCCTGGAATATTGTTCAACCAAATGATGGCAGCGTTGATAACAGCACACATTATATTAACCAGGATATAACCGGCAGCACAGATTTTACTATCAATGGAATTTGGCCTGGTGTTAGATGTACTGATCAAATCGTAGAAATTCACTTTGGTGTAAATGTTCTTGATTGTAATGGAAATGTAATTCACAATGGAGAAGGGTTTGATTACTATTGGAATCCCAATGTATGCTCTGCCCCAGCTTGCGATAATGCAGATTTAGAATTAACAAAAACTGTAAGTGATGAAAACCCCAAAAATGGTGACAACATTACTTACACAATAACAGTAATTAATAAAGGTGCAAAGGATGCTGATAATGTTGAAGTAAAAGATGTTCTTCCTTCTGGTTTAGATTATATTAGTTCATCTTCTACAAACGGTTCTTATGATAACACAACTGGAAAATGGATTGTTGGTTCATTAGCAAATGGTGCTAGTGCAGTTTTAAGTATAACAGTAAAAGTTAACGTAAACCAGATGAACAACAGTAATTTCGATTTAGGTCTTGCAAAAGGTTACAATGTTTTTGTTCTTTATGATATTAACCAACCATCATCAGATACCGAAGGTAAGATGGCAGTTGGAAGAAGCGCTGAATTAGGTTGCTATAGTGTTGGTGATAAACTTACTAACTCCAATGGCGCAGAAGATGTTTTGATAGTTGGTGAAAATCTAACCTACCACAGTGGCGCTGTTTATAGTGGTAATGTGGTTTATGGAAGTTCATCTAACCTTCCAATTTATCTTGTTAGCATCAATAATGGCGATGTTCATCAAGGAAATCCAATTGATTTTGCAGCAGCCAGAACTTACCTGACTAATCTTTCTACTCAGCTTTCTGGTTATACAGTAAATGGTACAACCAAATTTGAGTGGGGTGGATTGTTCTTAAAGGGAACCGACCCATTCCTTAACGTCTTTAAAGTTTCTGGTGCTGAATTATCTTCAGCTAACAATTTTGAAATTGATGTACCAAACGGTTCTGTAGTTCTTGTTAATATCGATGGTGTTGATGTTTCCTGGACTGGTGGATTAGTAATATTTGGAACAGAAAAATCAAACGTCCTTTACAATTTCTATAACGCATCAACTCTTAGAATTCAGGGAATTGATGTTAGAGGCTCTATTCTTGCACCATTCGCAGCAGTAAACTTTGTATCTGGTGTTCAGAATGGTCAAATGATTGCAAAGAGTATTACAGGTCAAGGTCAGTTTAACAATACTCAATTCATTGGCAACATTCCTGTTGATCATATTACAAACGTTGCAGAAGTTTCTGCATCTTCCAAATACGATCCTGATTCTACTCCAAACAATGGCGTTGAATCAGAAGATGATTTTGGAAAAGCAGTCGTTCATATTACTTTCGATAATAATGGTCCAGTTGGAAACTCAGATCAGAATAACTGGAAATCGATGAATAACTTTAATTCTAACTCTGTTGTTTCCACACTTGCAAGTGATGCTGAAGGCAATTTGTTTGCTGGTGTAGTTGATGGATCAATCTTAAGTTCAAAAGATGGTGGCAACACTTGGAATAAAGTAAACAATATCAGTACAAAGTCAATCTGGTCTATTGCTAATAACGGAAATGAATTGTTAGCAGGAACAGAAACCGGGTTATATCGTTCATTAGATAAAGGAAATACCTGGGTATCTGCTGGCTTATCAATGCAAGATGTAAGAACAGTTACGTCTGATAATGAAGGCAGCTTGTTCGCATCAGTATGGGGCGCAGGCGTTTATTCTTCTAATGATAACGGAAAAACCTGGACTTCTATAAATGATGGTTTAACTAATCTTTCAGTTCAAAGTCTGCTTATTAACTCAAACTCCGATTTGTATGCGAGTACATTTGGTTCAGGAGTAGTTAAATTCAATAAAGCAAATAGCAAATGGAATGAATTGACAATTGGTTATGATTATGTATGGTCATTAACAAAAGATTCTAAAGGCGTTCTTTATGCCGGTACTTATGGTAATGGCTTATACCGTTCAGTTGATAATGGTGAAAACTGGATTAAGGTTAACAGCAGCTTAACTGCAAAATATATCTACTCAATGACGGTAGACGGTAATGATAACATTTATGCAAGCTCAGTTGCAAATGGTGTATTCGTTTCTAAAGATGGTGGCGAGAACTGGAAATCAATCGGAATGGATGGATACGGAATAAGCTCAATGATAGTAAATCCTATTTCCAATGATTTGTTTGTTGGAACAAAGAGTGGTAAAGTATTCAAGAGTGTTAACGGAACAACTTCTGTTGATAAGAATAACGAACTACCTTCGGAATTCAAGTTGAGCCAGAACTATCCAAACCCGTTCAATCCAAGTACAACAATTGAATTTTCAATTGCAATGAGAGGACAAGTTACATTATCAATTTACAATATGCTCGGTCAGACTGTTAGAACTTTAATCGATCAAGAACTTGAGCAAGGTAATTATAATGTTTCAGTTAATGCAAGTGAATTGGCAAGTGGTGTGTACATTTACAAACTCACCTCCCCATCGGTAAGCATTTCTAAAAAGATGATATTACAGAAGTAA
- the bshB1 gene encoding bacillithiol biosynthesis deacetylase BshB1, which produces MNIDVLVFCAHPDDAEISMGGTIAKLSKNNLKIGIIDLTQGELGTRGNAETRQKEAFVAAGILKVAFRENFGLPDGNIQVNNENVLKLIKAIRKYKPKIIFAPYYNDRHPDHMDTSNLVKRAYFACGLPKIKTFEKEKPQEAYRPKKLFYFMHFYRFNPSFIIDISDTFENKMQAITAYSTQFFNPKSVEPETFISQPNFLKFIESRAQVYGFRIGKTYGEPFFCEEDIELDLINMLHNKNPK; this is translated from the coding sequence ATGAATATTGATGTATTGGTTTTTTGCGCCCATCCTGATGATGCTGAAATATCAATGGGTGGAACAATTGCAAAACTATCTAAAAATAATTTGAAGATAGGAATTATTGATTTAACTCAGGGTGAGTTGGGAACCCGTGGTAATGCTGAAACCAGACAAAAGGAAGCATTCGTTGCGGCAGGAATTCTAAAGGTTGCTTTCAGAGAAAATTTTGGACTGCCTGATGGCAACATACAGGTAAATAATGAAAATGTTCTGAAACTGATAAAAGCAATTCGAAAATATAAACCAAAAATAATTTTTGCTCCTTATTATAATGATCGCCATCCTGACCATATGGACACAAGTAATTTAGTTAAGCGTGCTTATTTTGCATGTGGACTTCCTAAAATAAAAACTTTTGAAAAAGAAAAACCGCAGGAAGCATATCGCCCGAAAAAACTTTTTTACTTTATGCACTTCTACCGTTTTAATCCATCTTTTATTATTGATATCAGCGATACTTTTGAAAATAAAATGCAAGCTATTACAGCTTATTCAACTCAATTTTTTAATCCTAAAAGTGTTGAACCTGAAACGTTTATTAGTCAGCCAAATTTTTTAAAGTTCATAGAATCAAGAGCACAGGTTTATGGATTTAGAATTGGTAAAACTTATGGTGAACCATTTTTTTGCGAGGAAGATATTGAGTTGGATTTAATCAATATGCTTCATAATAAAAATCCAAAATAA
- a CDS encoding NAD(P)-dependent oxidoreductase, protein MKTGFIGTGLMGNPMAEKLLSVGNELLVYNRTIEKTSNLKIKGAQICSTPAEVILKADIIFLMLADGKAIEDVLKSILSFGGKTIIQMSTVSPEENKLFAKKVITSGGDFLEAPVLGSIQQVKESKLFVMVGSTKALYEKHSATLQIFGESIYIGEVGKASALKLAFNQLIASLTASFSISLGIVQKEKIDVELFMGILKRSALMAPTFEKKLDNMLTRNFDATNFPTKHLLKDVNLVIDEAKKLEINTSSLEGVQKILEHAIKMGLSEKDYSSLYNAVVS, encoded by the coding sequence GTGAAAACTGGATTTATTGGTACTGGTTTAATGGGCAATCCAATGGCTGAAAAGCTTCTTTCGGTTGGTAATGAATTGTTGGTTTACAACAGGACTATTGAAAAAACTAGTAATCTAAAAATAAAAGGGGCTCAAATTTGTTCTACTCCGGCTGAAGTAATTCTAAAAGCGGATATTATCTTTTTAATGCTTGCAGATGGGAAAGCGATTGAGGATGTATTAAAATCGATTTTATCCTTTGGTGGAAAAACAATTATTCAGATGAGCACAGTTTCACCGGAAGAAAATAAATTATTTGCAAAAAAAGTTATAACATCTGGCGGAGATTTTCTTGAAGCGCCAGTTTTAGGTAGTATACAGCAGGTTAAAGAAAGCAAATTATTTGTTATGGTTGGCAGTACTAAAGCATTGTATGAAAAACATTCTGCTACTCTTCAGATTTTTGGAGAATCAATCTACATCGGTGAAGTTGGTAAAGCTTCTGCATTAAAACTTGCTTTTAACCAACTAATTGCTTCTTTAACCGCTTCTTTTTCTATAAGCCTTGGAATTGTACAGAAAGAAAAAATTGATGTTGAACTCTTTATGGGAATATTAAAAAGAAGCGCTCTGATGGCTCCTACTTTTGAAAAGAAACTTGATAATATGCTTACAAGAAATTTTGATGCTACAAACTTTCCAACCAAACATCTCTTAAAGGATGTGAACTTAGTTATTGATGAAGCTAAGAAATTGGAAATTAATACCAGTAGCTTGGAAGGAGTCCAAAAAATACTTGAACACGCAATTAAAATGGGATTATCCGAGAAAGATTATTCATCTTTATATAATGCTGTTGTATCCTAA
- a CDS encoding DUF302 domain-containing protein: MNYYNTKIVKLSFEDAIVKVTEELKKEGFGVLTEIDVKETLKKKLDVDFRKYKILGACNPPFAYQAIMAEDKIGTLLPCNIIVQETIDGKVEVSAVNPLVSMQAVKNPGLESVASQVSEKLIKVLEAV, translated from the coding sequence ATGAATTATTACAACACTAAAATTGTAAAATTATCTTTTGAAGATGCAATTGTAAAAGTAACCGAAGAGCTTAAAAAGGAAGGCTTTGGTGTGCTTACTGAAATTGATGTTAAAGAAACATTGAAGAAAAAACTTGATGTTGATTTTAGAAAATACAAAATACTTGGTGCCTGCAATCCGCCATTTGCTTACCAGGCTATTATGGCAGAAGATAAAATCGGAACTCTGCTTCCCTGTAATATTATTGTTCAGGAAACTATAGATGGAAAAGTTGAAGTTTCAGCAGTCAATCCTTTGGTTTCTATGCAGGCAGTAAAAAATCCTGGTTTAGAATCTGTTGCTTCTCAAGTATCTGAGAAACTTATAAAAGTTTTAGAAGCAGTGTAG
- a CDS encoding class 1 isoprenoid biosynthesis enzyme, producing MFESDLKTEIVTSNSMERIVQQSVLQFNKMWYQSSVKAPQIGITYSILGKLKRERQVKRFFKLLEKEIKKNSNNEIDLLNKSALNPAIKKLLSTTFDFEDEQVGLLFKNNFLEVTRQFIKTAKSFDHSISTKDIFQACRNVWTMNCLQLMLGLRVELTPSIFAYSMLYPYTDNYIDDPDITRENKIYFNQRLSNRLAGEALDPIDFHEQKIYELIGMIEIQYDRYLYPNVYDSLISIHKAQMKSLALLDSDTHLSEDELLNISIEKGGTSVLADGYLVAGTLNDAQRLFMFGYGAFLQLVDDLQDVKQDLECGLKTIFTRAAKKNPLDVYANQTYNFGDEIISYCDSIIPKHLNTIKGLMNKSDQILMTETIGLSFIYYSKNYFKQIETYSPFRFSFLKNEQDKYPYYQKLFTQLSEKCL from the coding sequence ATGTTTGAAAGTGATTTGAAAACCGAAATAGTTACAAGTAATTCGATGGAAAGGATTGTTCAGCAATCTGTTTTGCAATTCAATAAAATGTGGTATCAAAGCAGTGTTAAAGCTCCGCAGATAGGAATTACTTATTCAATATTAGGAAAACTAAAACGGGAAAGACAAGTAAAACGTTTTTTCAAACTTTTAGAAAAGGAAATAAAAAAGAATTCGAATAATGAAATTGACTTATTGAATAAGTCGGCACTAAATCCTGCTATTAAAAAACTTTTAAGTACAACATTTGATTTTGAAGATGAGCAGGTTGGCCTTTTGTTTAAGAATAATTTTTTAGAAGTTACCAGACAATTTATTAAAACGGCAAAAAGTTTTGATCATTCAATAAGTACTAAAGACATATTCCAGGCTTGCCGTAATGTTTGGACAATGAATTGCCTTCAGTTGATGCTTGGACTGCGGGTTGAGTTGACACCATCGATTTTTGCTTATAGTATGCTTTACCCTTATACCGATAATTACATTGATGACCCGGATATAACACGCGAAAATAAAATATACTTCAATCAACGACTTTCAAACAGGTTGGCAGGCGAAGCACTTGATCCAATTGATTTTCACGAACAAAAAATTTATGAACTTATTGGAATGATAGAAATTCAATATGATCGCTATCTTTATCCAAATGTTTACGATAGTTTGATTTCTATTCATAAAGCGCAAATGAAAAGCCTTGCTTTGCTGGATTCAGATACTCATCTTTCCGAAGACGAACTATTGAACATTAGCATTGAAAAGGGAGGCACATCGGTTCTTGCAGATGGTTATCTTGTAGCAGGAACTTTAAATGATGCACAACGATTGTTTATGTTTGGTTACGGTGCTTTCCTTCAACTTGTTGATGATTTGCAGGATGTAAAGCAGGATCTTGAGTGCGGGCTCAAAACAATTTTTACTCGGGCAGCAAAAAAAAATCCTTTAGATGTTTATGCAAACCAAACTTACAATTTTGGTGATGAAATAATTTCCTATTGTGATTCTATTATTCCAAAACACCTAAACACAATCAAAGGATTAATGAATAAGAGTGATCAGATTCTGATGACTGAAACTATTGGACTTTCATTCATTTATTATTCGAAAAATTATTTTAAGCAGATTGAAACTTACTCACCGTTCCGTTTTTCCTTTTTGAAAAATGAGCAGGATAAATATCCATACTACCAAAAACTCTTTACACAGTTATCCGAAAAATGTTTATAA
- the ppk2 gene encoding polyphosphate kinase 2, producing the protein MTKKNKKKQNKKELEILNNSAAEKVEKDKPAKIIKKKESNKFSKKVYEKEYAKLSIELVKLQEWIKTKGLKIVVIFEGRDAAGKGGTIKSITQSLNPRICRVVALGTPTDREKTQWYFQRYVQHLPASGEMVLLDRSWYNRAGVEHVMGFCTEAEYQEFLRSCPEFERMLMRAGIILIKYWFSVSDEEQEKRFQKRINDPTKQWKLSPMDLQSRAKWVEYSKAKDEMFAFTDFKQAPWYVVNADDKMRARLNCISHLLSLIPYKEIQNEIIKLPPRQKEAGYVRPPISDQTFVPEKY; encoded by the coding sequence ATGACAAAGAAAAACAAAAAAAAGCAGAACAAGAAAGAGCTTGAAATTTTAAATAACTCTGCCGCGGAGAAAGTTGAAAAGGATAAACCGGCAAAAATCATTAAGAAAAAGGAATCAAATAAATTTTCAAAAAAGGTTTATGAAAAAGAATACGCTAAATTAAGTATTGAACTTGTAAAATTGCAGGAATGGATAAAAACAAAAGGATTGAAAATAGTAGTAATCTTTGAAGGCAGAGATGCGGCTGGAAAAGGTGGCACAATAAAAAGTATAACTCAATCTCTTAATCCCCGTATTTGCCGTGTGGTTGCGCTTGGAACTCCAACAGACCGCGAAAAAACCCAGTGGTATTTTCAAAGATATGTTCAACATCTTCCTGCTTCGGGGGAAATGGTTTTATTAGATAGAAGCTGGTATAATCGCGCTGGTGTAGAACACGTTATGGGATTTTGTACAGAAGCGGAGTACCAGGAATTTTTAAGATCTTGTCCTGAGTTTGAAAGAATGCTTATGCGCGCAGGAATTATATTAATTAAATATTGGTTTTCTGTAAGCGATGAAGAACAGGAGAAAAGATTTCAAAAAAGAATTAATGACCCTACAAAACAATGGAAACTTAGCCCAATGGATCTTCAGTCCAGAGCAAAATGGGTTGAATATTCCAAAGCAAAAGATGAGATGTTTGCTTTTACAGATTTTAAGCAAGCGCCCTGGTATGTAGTAAATGCTGATGATAAAATGCGGGCAAGATTGAATTGCATTTCTCATTTATTAAGTTTGATACCATATAAAGAAATACAAAATGAAATCATCAAATTGCCACCAAGACAAAAAGAAGCTGGTTATGTTCGTCCACCAATTTCGGATCAGACTTTTGTGCCTGAGAAATATTGA